From the Lathyrus oleraceus cultivar Zhongwan6 chromosome 4, CAAS_Psat_ZW6_1.0, whole genome shotgun sequence genome, one window contains:
- the LOC127137806 gene encoding uncharacterized protein LOC127137806 has protein sequence MDRTWMYDRVYSNRHGLKEEYVRGVKDFVKRALKQPICKSEGGIRCPCINCKCLKIRTPTNVRLHLYRDGFQPDYWIWTQHGEVELNVNTRNDSNSSEHVHHDDQIEAMNQMVYDAFRPYGVFSHVNDNIEVEEYTEDEFPNEDAKRFYDKLISFNKPIYEGATQSILSISTQLLEIRSNWHVPQKGLDFVAQMLKRVCPVQKCLPDNYYQATQLVSKLGLKVEKIDCCKNGCMLYYKDDSNLSECKFCNAPRFIPRKTGMGKYKDIPVKRMFYFPIIPRLQRLYASTESASEMRWHHMNKIVPTSFATRQMEKHGNILIVYILTFLGNPEM, from the coding sequence ATGGATCGTACTTGGATGTACGATAGAGTATATTCCAATAGACACGGATTGAAAGAAGAGTATGTTCGCGGGGTTAAAGACTTCGTAAAGAGGGCTTTGAAACAACCTATTTGTAAATCTGAGGGAGGGATAAGGTGTCCGTGTATAAATTGCAAGTGTCTCAAGATAAGAACACCAACTAATGTTAGACTTCACTTGTATCGAGATGGATTTCAACCAGACTATTGGATTTGGACTCAACATGGAGAAGTAGAGCTCAATGTTAATACAAGGAATGATTCAAATAGTAGTGAGCATGTGCATCATGATGACCAAATTGAGGCAATGAATCAGATGGTGTATGATGCTTTTAGGCCTTATGGAGTATTCTCTCACGTGAATGATAACATAGAAGTTGAGGAATATACGGAGGATGAGTTTCCCAACGAAGATGCCAAACGATTTTATGACAAGTTGATATCTTTCAACAAGCCCATTTATGAGGGAGCTACCCAATCAATATTATCAATATCTACTCAACTTCTTGAAATTAGGTCTAATTGGCATGTACCACAAAAAGGTTTAGATTTTGTTGCACAAATGCTTAAACGTGTATGTCCAGTTCAAAAATGCTTGCCCGATAACTATTACCAAGCAACACAGTTGGTATCTAAGTTAGGGCTAAAGGTTGAGAAGATTGATTGTTGTAAGAATGGTTGTATGTTATATTACAAGGATGATAGCAATCTATCAGAGTGCAAATTTTGTAATGCTCCTAGGTTCATTCCTCGCAAGACTGGCATGGGAAAGTACAAAGATATCCCAGTGAAGAGAATGTTCTACTTCCCAATCATTCCCAGATTACAAAGATTGTATGCATCAACTGAGTCGGCAAGTGAAATGAGATGGCATCACATGAACAAAATAGTTCCAACATCCTTCGCCACCCGTCAGATGGAAAAGCATGGAAACATTTTGATAGTGTATATCCTGACTTTTCTAGGGAACCCAGAAATGTAA